The stretch of DNA ATAACTGCATGGTGGTTCGGTCCACTTGTGAATGATTTTCCTCCACCAGTTTGGTGCTTGTTCTGACCTCCTGACACTCAGCCCTAAGATTTTTGTTACAGATGCATTCATCAACAGAACTATCATCAACAccatttttaatcattttatgtttttttttttatcattttatttaatcattttatttttaaccaTGTGAAAAAATCTTGTTGGGACCAATTATTGTAATGTATGAAGGACACGGAGAGGGATCCTTACGCAAAAACTCAAGACTTTTATTATGACAGCTCTGTACAACAGTAGCGCACAAAGAAGCTAGGCTGTTATGAGGGATAGCTCTTGTCGCAATGTAGAGGTGGTCaatccggtccggggtcgtaatGTGTAGGCAGAGTACGTTAGGTATCCGAGGGTTaggcaggagacgtggtctagggaaTAAGCAGAGGTCGGCACACAGTAGGATCAGCACAAGGTTATAACGCTCAGTTCGCAACAttgttggcaatacttcgcgtcTAGGAAGTGGGAAGGAAGGGTATAAGTATGTTAggaatgtgggtgtggtggtggggaaCAGCTGAGCTAGAGTCGcaatcaggtgacattcctgacaatTATCCTTTCTCAAATACACTGTggtcactatatatatatatatattttttcttctttttctagAACTGTGTTCTAGGTATTTTGGGTAGACTGCCTCCATCCCTTTGAGTCTCAGGACGCATTCTAGTCCTGTGGCTGGGGGAACTCGGTACTAAACTAAGTATAGTCCTTTAAGTACGTTGGGGGTTTCTTCGTGATCTTAATTCTGGTCGCTCAGTCTCCACAGAAGAATTAGACACACTCTCCTCCCGGTGTGCTTGTCACTGTTCTGTCTTCTGAAGATGATATGTTGGTATTCTCAAGAGTTGTAGCTGGAGTGACGACTTCCACAGGTATGGAATCAGGAATCCCTGTTCTCACTGGAGATGGATCAGAGTACCTGCGTCTCACTTGATCAATGTGTCTTCTCACCAGTTTTCCATTTCCCAGAGTGACACTGTAAGACACAGGACCCATTCTCTTCTCCACTGTTCCTGGTATCCAAGTGGGACCTGGAGCGAAATTTTTTGTATACACTCCCTCACCAACCTGAACATCCCTCTTCCGAGCATGTTGATCATGGTACATTTTTTGTTTCTGCTGCTTGTTTTGTACCTGTCTTCGGAAATCAGGATGAATAAGATCTAGTACAGATCTCAGCTTCCGGCCATACAGTAACTCTGCTGGAGATTTACCTGTTGTGGATTGAGGAGTAATTTGATAGCTGaacagtcacctcccagacgcaggactgagcgcgtcggatccgcccatcgtcgtgggttcagggcactcggtcctgttggcaccccgggacgggtagtgcccttggagggggcgtctgtcacgttgaggaccccggcccctcccttttgggtgtgtgtttacgtagtctacgtgcatcgtctgcgtctgtggatattccgtggtgatggctatgtcatgtgataaccgtctcacctgtgaatcgtctcgtaatcacgtggggttaatgtggtttgtctatttaatgtgcgctcgcgcagtgtcctgtgctcgtcgttgtctatgtctacacgttgctgtgtgtgtgtactgttcaatgtgcgctattgcgcaatcactGTGTGTAGAATAaaacgtgacgtctgtcgcaagaaaacggattctgtgtctcgtccgtctgtcgtcgcccagcgtcacaaaaagtacacaaaaacataggctgaatattgctaaactacaggaattaaaatggatacctacaagaaatgcaaattcacataggtactatatcatacaacggaaacaactatgacaagtgctagagatttaatctgttctacagatgagtgtttagtttacatttgaagactgctaaggactctgctgtctggacagtcaatggaagctcattccattatctcggagccaggacaggtcttgaagtttgttttccgtgggactttaagcatggcgtttTAAGCCAAGCCGTACTTGAGGTTCAAAGTACTCAAGGTTTGGATGGGGCTCTGACCATGGCCATCTTGTAGGGAGGGgttcgcgcgctgtcgattcgcgaggtcgtgcacctcttgaaatttgtaaaaactttgcgccgcgcttcagcgtgatgaacaaagtcatgtttgagggttcatacaccttcacaaggtcgaattaaagcacttgtacggcactttcaaggtccatttcaatatttcccagcacgttaaacttaatttaaatatttatacatatattcgtaatgattcgaaataattcgctttttatcacattatttaatggttgtttattttcaaaacgcccaatattaacgtcttcacgttctctcatgtttcgtcctagaattacaagaggctcgtatttgttaacgtaatacaagagaactgttcagtcagacagatatttgttgtgaaacgaagtagttacaatttcaagcattttcaagtactttagcctaaactCCAGCAATTTTCatacctggaacacaaagcaacattaaaattcatcaggtaaatgttcccctgtttttgaggagtgtttctatactaccacatatcgtttcgaagTTTGCGCGCTAccgtcactcgcgaaagtataaaccaggcttgaaGGCAGAATCAGggaacatggttttaaacaatgGGTCAATTCCTTCGTTCGATCTGTATGACTGGTGACTCTTAACTGTTCTTAGCGCCCATATTACCTCAGCCTTCAAAGTATTGGCAGAGCCGCATACAGCGTGTGTTGGCTAAAACTCTTCCTTAAGCACTCAATGGTTGTGGCTGATGTGGGCATCTATGAGAATGAGGAACATTTTCCCCATCCAAGGTCCAGCATAATCCACGTGCACCCTTCTCCATGGCTTCTCTGGCCACTCCCATGGGTGTAACTGTGCAACTGGGGGAATGTTTCTATTCTCCTGACAGATAGCACATGACTTCACCATTGTCTCGATCTCTGCATCCAGGTTAGGCCACCTGATATAACTTCTGGCTAACCCTTTCATCCGTGAAATTCCTGGGTGAGACTGATGTACTTGTTTTATTATAGCCAATCTTCCTTGTGGTGGAATAATTACTCTGGCTCCCCATAACACACATCCATCCTGTATGCTCAGTTCATCTTGCCGTTTTGCATAGGGACCAAAGGAAGGATCCTTCACCTTCTGTGGCCACCCTCTAAAGACATACTCTCTTACTTTGGAAAGAACTGCATCTTTATCAGATTTTTCTTACCTTATCAGCTGTCACCAAGGGGGCATCACTGTCTGCCAGCAGAAGTACTCTTTCCTGATCCTCCTCTAGTAGTGGTTTCCCTTTTTCCTGCAGTGGCAGTCTACTCAATGCATCTtgtacacactgtaaaaaaaaaaaaaaaacggtaaaCGACCAGCAGCAGCGGCGTTGAGCAGAGCTCGACTGAATGGGTTCTCTTGTTGTACTGCTGGCCGTTGCAGTAGCGCTAGCAGCAGGGCAAAACATTGATATTGCAGGCTGCTGCTGACGAGCCTCGCTGGTATCTGTGATAGCTCTGAGCCACCAAGAATATTTTGGGTCTTCCAACCATTTCTGGCTAAATTTgcatttccccatctctccgAACAGACGTTAACGTACATACAGCCCACATGAAAATTCGATCCCGCCAGTCCAACAACTATGGGTGTTCGTTAAGCCCGAAATACTTGCGAGCAATACTGCGAATTTGTGCACTGCATGGCTACCGATTTCCGCCCCCGAAATTCCAACACATGTCTGACGGAATTATTcctccctaaatttagctccgcaaatttaagacattttggttgaaaatttaagacaaaataagacttttcaaggccttatttgacaaaaatgaaatttaataccatttaagactttttaaggacccgcggccacCCTGTGCAAAGCCATTTCAAAAAGGGATCAGACTTCTCTGTTATGTTGAATCATGACAATGATATCTGTGAATTAGCACTTAATCTTGGAAAACACAAACAGTGAAGAGGGATTCAGGAGGTGGCAGATCCCGAAGATCCAGTGTAGTGGTGCAGCAGGGAGAGTTACTCACCTCAACATAATGGCCAGATTGATTTGTACTGTGAGCTAGTGCTCCTGCTGTTCTGTGCTGTTCCTGCTCTGTTCTGTGACGcgcctgctctgggctgtgccGCACCtgcaaagtaaacaaaatgtaggcCAAACGTGGcgcatattattttttttgctttacatatttaacatattagAAAGCATATTGATTCTCTAAGGGTTaaaatgcaatggacaaaatcttcacaatgatcccaataatggtgtttttatttttaacacaaaccatacctggtctccttcaccctttctttcttcagtgcaGATCTGCTTTAGCTTAAGAAGTCTATAAAAGAAAGAGTCTCTCTAGAGTAGttaagtctgtctgtctgttttttgCTTGCCTCTGGTGTACTTTATACTGTCAGCTAGTCAGGAGAAGTGTCTCTGTTTAGTTATATATGAGACTGATTGCGTCGCATATTGATTCAATAaaagactgccatatttaataCATAATCTCTACTGTATAAAAGCGTTCACCAGCTTACACGCAGAATGCAGTCTAATCactgaaaaaataaactgttAAATTGTCATTTTGAAAAATTGAAAATTCAAAACTAAAAAttctaattaaaataaaataaaaaaaagactaatttttacatagtttctatatttacatttatttaaatgttttcataTACTCTTACATTGACAGCCACACTACTGAGATGGGTTTGGATGTTTCTGCTTCTCACTCTCAGTCATGCTGTGACGATCggggtggagcgaaggacgagacacagaatccttgcagacgtcacttttaatgtaTAACAcatagattgcgcaatagcacaCGAGGAACATCTGACACTTTACACAGAGacgtgtagactctagacaacgacgagcacaggacactgcgcgagcgcacattaaatagacaaaccacattaaccccatgtgattacgagacgattcacaggtgagacgaattatcacatgacatagctatcaccacggaatatccacagacgcagacgatgcacgtagactacgtaaacacacgcccaaaagggaggggccggggtcctcaacgtgacagacgccccctccaagggcactacccgtcccggggtgccaacaggaccgagtgccccgaacccacgacgatgggcggatccgacgcgctcagtcctgcgtctgggaggtgactgcccttggcggagcgtccatcacgaatcgcctagcacaccctccctgggaagacgggggaaaagacgttaaacacattaaacggcatattcacaaacacacacacaggcacgttcacacacagtggcacaagagggaaaaacgggtttggtacacaaaggggaagactgacaaacacgggaacacacacacacgacatgggcgccaggctgcgcgccaggaggagagcaagTAGGGGAGATAGATCTGGTGCTGCTGGCGCTGCgttgggcagtccccctcctgcccctgccGCAAACCCCCCACCAggcgcagcgcggcgggcggacgcgccgggCGCATCGCGGCGGGCGAACGCGCCGGGTGccgcgcggctggcggacgtgtcCGAGGCAGCGTAGCTGGCGGGCCTGCCAGGCGCAGCGCGAGGGAGCTCCTCCCCATAGTCCATCggctcctcctcgccctccagaACCCCTTCCATGGACTGAgccgggctctcaccccgggaatagtccatggggctggccctGGAAGGTCCGGAGGACGCGGTCTCCCCAGGAGTGCTCCTCCCTTTGACAGTTCCCGcggaggagggaaggctctcctcctcatcctccgtgTAGGGGTCACTATCGTACACCCCTGAAACCACTGACGGGGAATAGTCCTCCGCACCGTAATCCACGGTGGACCTGTCGAGCTCCTGTCCCGCGGGAGAGAGACCCACAGGCGGGGgaaggtagtcctcctcctccgattccggctcctcctcctcctcctcaccgtagtctacggtggttTCGTCGTAGACGGAGGGagggtactcctcctcctccccttccccaccaTAGTCAATGGTAGGAGCGGAGTATATggacggagggtattcctcttcttcctccccctccccaacatagtcCACCGTGGGAGCAGAGTAAATggacggagggtattcctcttcttcctcctcttcggaGTCCTCCCCGAATTCTGTCTCCGGGGTGGAGTCCGTGGCGCTGATCTCGAACGCGCTTGCCCtcggaggcgagagggcgcgggaaggagaggAATGTCTATGCCTCCAAAT from Brachyhypopomus gauderio isolate BG-103 unplaced genomic scaffold, BGAUD_0.2 sc94, whole genome shotgun sequence encodes:
- the LOC143495193 gene encoding uncharacterized protein LOC143495193 gives rise to the protein MPGYTTRPKKGQRHSKRHHRAASSPLRREVTPTQEELEQDPVCAAQLSAARTCTSPEMAEMFREGAVRIWRHRHSSPSRALSPPRASAFEISATDSTPETEFGEDSEEEEEEEYPPSIYSAPTVDYVGEGEEEEEYPPSIYSAPTIDYGGEGEEEEYPPSVYDETTVDYGEEEEEEPESEEEDYLPPPVGLSPAGQELDRSTVDYGAEDYSPSVVSGVYDSDPYTEDEEESLPSSAGTVKGRSTPGETASSGPSRASPMDYSRGESPAQSMEGVLEGEEEPMDYGEELPRAAPGRPASYAASDTSASRAAPGAFARRDAPGASARRAAPGGGFAAGAGGGLPNAAPAAPDLSPLLALLLARSLAPMSCVCVPVFVSLPLCVPNPFFPLVPLCVNVPVCVFVNMPFNVFNVFSPVFPGRVC